A single window of Cryptococcus depauperatus CBS 7841 chromosome 2, complete sequence DNA harbors:
- a CDS encoding arginase, whose product MFLRVSSTFQQSLAYPIQVSRQTFCHLRRTSARLQTPRNLHTSAQPGKGLKTPNYNYKFLSEPATASVVGCPFSGGQGRAGVDLAPNKLISAGLIDQIANLGWHVNYEPHQSFLEIPYNPVPFSFPAAEGQVFSANARGEKMVQRLPDPDIGIMKKPRLVSAVNELVAKEVGNVAAKGWLPVTLGGDHSLAMGTIAGTKRKYPNAGVIWVDAHSDINTPLTTESGNLHGCPVSFLMGLEGCDVEPFNKWLKPCLNPQDIVYIGLRAVEEGEKEILRKHGIKAFTMYHVDKYGIGKVVELALQHLNPDGNRPLHLSFDVDALDPTVAPSTGTPVRGGLTFREGHYITEAVAETGCLVALDIMEVNPSLLDSSSVEMTVAAGCSLARAALGESLF is encoded by the exons ATGTTTCTTCGAGTCTCCTctacttttcaacaatctctCGCGTATCCTATTCAAGTCTCTCGGCAAACTTTTTGCCATTTACGACGGACAAGTGCCCGATTACAAACACCCAGAAACCTTCATACATCAGCTCAACCTGGAAAAGGTCTCAAAACTCCCAACTACAATTATAAATTCTTATCAGAGCCCGCTACTGCTTCT GTTGTCGGATGCCCATTTAG CGGAGGGCAAGGTCGAGCTGGCGTTGACCTCGCTCCTAACAAACTGATCTCTGCTGGCCTCATCGACCAGATCGCCAATCTTGGCTGGCATGTCAATTATGAGCCTCATCAATCATTCCTTGAAATCCCTTACAACCCAGttcctttctcttttcctgcTGCCGAGGGTCAGGTTTTTTCCGCCAACGCTCGCGGCGAGAAGATGGTACAAAGGTTGCCAGACCCCGATATTGGGATAATGAAGAAGCCAAGGCTGGTTAGTGCGGTAAATGAGCTGGTAGCCAAAGAGGTCGGCAATGTTGCTGCAAAGGGTTGGTTGCCGGTAACATTGGGTGGTGATCACAGTTTGGCAATGGGTACCATCGCGGGTACGAAACGCAAGTATCCTAATGCTGGCGTCATCTGG GTTGATGCTCATTCTGATATCAATACTCCTCTGACCACCGAATCTGGCAACCTCCACGGGTGCCCcgtttcttttctcatggGACTTGAAGGTTGTGATGTCGAGCCTTTCAACAAATGGCTCAAACCTTGCCTCAATCCCCAAGATAT TGTCTATATCGGTCTCCGAGCCGTCGAAGAGGGCGAAAAGGAGATTCTAAGAAAACACGGCATTAAGGCTTTCACCATGTACCATGTCGACAAATACGGTATTGGCAAAGTTGTGGAGCTTGCCCTCCAGCATCTGAACCCCGATGGCAATCGACCTCTTCATTTAAGCTTTGATGTTGACGCTCTTGATCCTACTGTTGCACCCA GCACCGGTACCCCTGTCCGAGGCGGTTTGACTTTCCGAGAAG GTCACTATATCACTGAAGCTGTAGCTGAGACTGGGTGTCTTGTCGCTCTGGATATTATGGAAGTCAAtccctctcttcttgactCTAGCTCTGTTGAGATGACTGTTGCTGCTGGATGTTCATTGGCCAGGGCAGCCTTGGGAGAGAGTTTGTTTTAA
- a CDS encoding DNA replication complex GINS protein PSF1 — translation MYGDQALQLITASHRTTLASTPQLPLPKYALPLILSICLETRQLGASITAIAESHGPVSLSQDRALVCNLTVQHLAARRNKRCLLAYLTTRVGGIRERWWDAGGALSYLLSPAASENVNPEADAPDLRSALSPQELDFLRGYNSLMLDYKSEFLDVLDIAAGIEKPPGELMVDVRVVKDAGEVFLGSGEKVDFRKGQRFRLEKSQIERLIIQGYLEEV, via the coding sequence ATGTACGGCGACCAGGCGTTGCAACTGATTACGGCCTCTCATCGAACGACTCTCGCATCTACACCTCAGCTACCGTTACCCAAATATGCCCTTCCACTGATCCTATCCATCTGTCTCGAAACTCGTCAATTGGGCGCTTCTATCACTGCTATCGCCGAATCCCATGGGCCAGTCTCTTTGTCACAAGATCGCGCTCTGGTTTGTAACCTGACGGTACAGCATTTGGCGGCCAGACGGAATAAAAGATGTCTTTTAGCCTATTTAACGACGAGGGTAGGGGGTataagagagagatggtgGGATGCGGGTGGAGCATTGAGCTATTTGTTGAGCCCTGCTGCCAGCGAAAATGTCAACCCAGAGGCGGACGCGCCGGATTTACGCTCAGCACTTTCTCCGCAAGAGCTGGACTTTCTTAGAGGATACAATAGTTTAATGCTCGACTACAAGAGTGAATTTTTGGATGTTTTGGATATCGCAGCGGGAATAGAAAAACCACCAGGAGAGTTGATGGTCGATGTCAGAGTGGTCAAAGACGCAGGGGAGGTTTTCCTGGGGAGCGGTGAAAAGGTTGACTTTAGAAAAGGGCAACGGTTCAGGCTGGAGAAGAGTCAGATCGAGAGGTTGATTATTCAAGGTTATCTTGAGGAGGTGTAA